One genomic window of Bicyclus anynana chromosome 10, ilBicAnyn1.1, whole genome shotgun sequence includes the following:
- the LOC112042967 gene encoding protein toll-like, whose product MMDRKFTHVLMAALAVHVISASVMCPSHPNCVCGGTLAIELNCNIDGRIVKINLLPSTYINIKCENTTTLDYSQLPKCANGTNSFKSVSFKDCPLPNSSFNDILMHIGVPKTMSLIFQNAKELSGYFDRKHFAGLKDLTKLLLSVNGIKHLPDNLFVDVQNLTWLNIRCNNIKLSEELFKPLERLETLEISHNHMTNMSSNLFSHLTLLRKLSLWQSNVTKFSKDFFTGVDVLEELDLSSNGLNELPTSIFKPLRKLKKLTLFSNKFSTLPENLFSNNKKLETVIVLNNDVKMKELPRSLFGNLPNLNQVYIQRSGIEVVPYDIFTNSSLLKNISFAFNDIEIIPESTFNDQINLLELDLSHNNLKSLHSKLFSSLVRLEKLNLCYNSIEEVSGSTFSSLLSLIYLNMEHNHIKTISSYLFSNNRQRMSISFAYNELDDLHMKLEYRFKFGTKLISVINRDSPFAHTSLRLLNLSHNKFQVAFDDWWFNGHEILDISNNYIQFLSDKGFDILDKQCTSKYKKRISPLLKEIWITENPLKCMCTNFQFINYVKDVLKTKVVDDTLTHCSTWTKEVCRESWAFTFTITLATSLTSFFMIVLFYCVYKEQIHLYIKKKLQYFFHQETAVSEEDKNIIVKYTDMDEEFVLKEILPELKEHKNYNVQIRCINNANNKDHLAKQFRTGTKESNVVLIIFSPNYLTSMYSHVNIKKIRGEMLKSKNTVYVFTDIGSENSIYAFLKEQRDRRSTILWSDPNFWSVLIYMLSNSTYKKKVRIATEHVKCSKIDKNEWMATDPFVTTTSDSPEIYTSRTVADSPV is encoded by the exons ATGATGGATCGAAAGTTCACACATGTGTTGATGGCGGCACTAGCCGTGCATGTAATTAGTGCTAGTGTGATGTGCCCCAGTCACCCTAACTGCGTTTGCGGCGGCACGCTCGCAATTGAACTGAATTGTAACATCGATG GGcgtattgtaaaaataaacttactacCAAGTACGTACATCAACATAAAATGCGAAAACACCACAACTCTAGATTACAGCCAGCTACCAAAATGTGCCAACGGAACAAATTCTTTCAAGTCAGTCAGTTTCAAAGACTGTCCATTACCAAACAGttcattcaatgatattttaatgCATATTGGAGTCCCTAAGACAATGTCTTTGATATTTCAAAATGCAAAAGAGCTATCTGGATATTTCGATAGAAAGCATTTTGCAGGATTAAAAGATTTGACCAAGCTGCTTCTATCAGTGAACGGAATAAAACACTTACCGGACAACTTATTTGTGGACGTTCAAAACTTGACATGGCTTAACATACGATGTAACAATATCAAACTGTCTGAAGAGTTATTCAAGCCCCTAGAAAGGTTGGAGACCTTGGAAATAAGTCATAACCACATGACGAATATGTCCTCGAATCTCTTTTCTCATTTAACGTTATTGAGAAAATTATCCTTATGGCAAAGTAATGTGACAAAGTTTTCAAAAGATTTCTTCACTGGCGTAGACGTTCTCGAAGAATTGGATCTGAGTTCTAATGGACTTAATGAACTTCCAACATCAATTTTTAAgccattaagaaaattaaagaaaCTTACGTTATTTTCCAACAAGTTTTCAACATTACCAGAGAATCTcttttcaaacaataaaaagttGGAAACTGTAATAGTTCTCAATAATGATGTAAAAATGAAAGAATTGCCGAGAAGTCTATTTGGAAATTTACCAAACTTAAATCAGGTATACATTCAGAGAAGTGGAATAGAAGTTGTGCCATATGACATTTTCACTAACTCGTCTCTGTTAAAAAACATATCGTTCGCATTTAATGATATAGAAATAATACCAGAGTCAACTTTTAATGATCAAATTAACTTGTTGGAATTGGATTTGAGTCATAATAACTTGAAAAGCTTACATTCTAAATTGTTCTCATCATTAGTACGCTTGGAGAAATTGAATTTATGTTATAATTCCATTGAAGAAGTTTCTGG TTCTACGTTTTCTTCGCTCTTAAGTCTCATATATTTAAACATGGAGCATAaccatataaaaacaatatcctCGTATTTATTCAGCAATAATAGACAGAGGATGTCAATCTCTTTTGCTTACAACGAGCTTGACGATCTGCATATGAAATTGGAATATAGATTCAAATTTGGAACTAAACTAATAAGTGTAATTAATCGTGATTCACCTTTTGCTCACACGTCTCTAAGATTACTCAATTTAAGTCACAATAAGTTCCAAGTAGCTTTTGATGATTGGTGGTTTAATGGCCATGAAATATTGGATATCAGCAACAACTATATACAATTTCTATCG GATAAAGGATTTGACATACTTGATAAACAATGTACATCAAAGTACAAAAAGCGCATAAGCCCACTATTAAAAGAGATATGGATCACAGAAAATCCTTTAAAATGTATGTGCACGAATTTTCAATTCATCAACTATGTAAAGGATGTTCTCAAAACAAAg GTTGTTGATGATACTCTTACGCATTGCTCTACTTGGACGAAAGAAGTTTGTCGCGAATCGTGGGCTTTCACTTTCACGATAACTCTTGCGACGTCGCTAACTTCTTTTTTTATGATTGTGTTATTCTATTGTGTGTACAAGGAGCAAATACatctgtatataaaaaaaaaacttcaatactTTTTTCATCAAGAAACTGCAGTCTCGGAAGAAGATAAGAACattatagtaaaatatactGATATGGACGAAGAGTTTgtcttaaaagaaatattaccaGAATTGAAAGAgcataaaaattacaatgtacAAATAAGATGCATAAATAATGCGAATAATAAAGATCATTTAGCCAAACAGTTTAGGACTGGCACAAAGGAATCAAATGTCGTCTTGATTATATTCTCTCCAAATTATCTAACATCAATGTATAGTCACGTGAATATAAAGAAAATCCGAGGCGAAATGTTGAAGAGCAAGAATACTGTTTACGTATTTACTGATATTGGCTCGGAGAACTCGATATACGCTTTTCTGAAGGAGCAGCGAGATCGGCGATCAACTATTTTGTGGAGCGACCCAAATTTCTGGAGTGTGTTAATCTACATGTTGTCAAATAGCACGTACAAGAAGAAAGTCAGAATTGCCACTGAACATGTGAAATGTTCAAAAATCGATAAAAATGAATGGATGGCAACCGATCCATTTGTAACCACAACTTCTGACAGCCCGGAAATTTATACGTCTCGAACAGTTGCTGACAGTCCAGTTTAA